One Streptomyces sp. NBC_01217 genomic region harbors:
- a CDS encoding RNA polymerase sigma factor, translating to MQTRTLTLTETEHVSAIPAQNRAVHHPETAVEPQKTAVEPQIPSDPPDPPDPPEALMEELPQAPEPPQPRGRPETAGPSSDLFRQYLREIGRIPLLTAADEVELARRVEAGLFAEERLASTPDPDTRLAVDLDRLVVMGRVAKRRLIEANLRLVVSVAKRYVGRGLTMLDLVQEGNLGLIRAVEKFDYARGYKFSTYATWWIRQAMSRALADQARTIRVPVHVVELINRVVRVQRRMLQERGYEPTPEEVADQLDLTPERVGEVLRLAQEPVSLHAPVGEEEDVALGDLIEDGDAASPVESAAFLLLREHLEAVLSTLGERERKVVQLRYGLDDGRPRTLEEIGRIFGVTRERIRQIESKTLNKLRDHAFADQLRGYLD from the coding sequence GTGCAGACCCGGACCCTGACCCTGACCGAAACCGAGCACGTCTCGGCAATCCCCGCGCAGAACCGGGCCGTGCATCATCCGGAGACCGCGGTGGAGCCGCAGAAGACCGCGGTGGAGCCGCAGATACCGTCCGATCCACCCGATCCACCCGACCCACCCGAGGCACTCATGGAGGAGCTGCCCCAGGCGCCCGAACCGCCCCAGCCGCGGGGCCGCCCGGAGACCGCCGGTCCTTCCTCCGACCTCTTCCGTCAGTACCTGCGGGAGATCGGCCGGATCCCGCTGCTCACCGCCGCCGACGAGGTGGAGCTCGCCCGCCGCGTCGAGGCCGGTCTCTTCGCCGAGGAACGGCTCGCGAGCACCCCCGACCCCGACACCCGACTGGCCGTCGATCTCGACCGGTTGGTGGTCATGGGGCGGGTGGCCAAGCGCCGTCTGATCGAGGCCAACCTCCGCCTCGTCGTCTCCGTCGCGAAACGCTATGTCGGCCGCGGGCTGACCATGCTCGATCTGGTCCAGGAGGGAAACCTCGGACTGATCAGGGCGGTCGAGAAGTTCGACTACGCCCGGGGCTACAAGTTCTCGACGTACGCGACCTGGTGGATCCGGCAGGCCATGTCCCGCGCCCTCGCCGACCAGGCGCGGACCATAAGGGTCCCGGTCCATGTCGTCGAGCTGATCAACCGCGTCGTACGGGTCCAGCGCCGGATGCTCCAGGAGCGCGGCTACGAGCCGACGCCCGAGGAGGTCGCCGACCAGCTCGACCTCACCCCGGAGCGGGTCGGTGAAGTCCTGCGGCTGGCCCAGGAACCCGTCTCACTGCACGCCCCGGTCGGCGAGGAGGAGGATGTCGCCCTCGGCGACCTGATCGAGGACGGCGATGCCGCGTCCCCCGTCGAGTCCGCCGCTTTCCTGCTGCTGCGCGAGCACCTGGAAGCGGTGCTCTCCACGCTCGGCGAGCGTGAACGCAAGGTGGTCCAGCTGCGGTACGGGCTGGACGACGGGCGGCCCCGCACCCTTGAGGAGATAGGCAGGATCTTCGGCGTGACACGCGAACGCATCCGTCAGATCGAGTCCAAGACCCTCAACAAGCTGCGGGACCACGCCTTCGCCGACCAGCTCCGCGGCTACCTGGACTGA
- the dnaG gene encoding DNA primase, which produces MAGRINDDDVKAVRDAVPIDAVVSEYLQLRNAGGGNLKGLCPFHDEKSPSFQVSPSKGLFHCFGCQEGGDTIAFVMKIDHLSFSETVERLAAKAGITLRYEEGGYNPSHQRGERIRLVEAHKVAAQFYAEQLDGPEAEIGRKFLAERGFDQAAAAHFGVGYSPAGWDHLTRYLRGKGFSDKELITSGLSQDGRRGPIDRFRGRLMWPISDTSGEVVGFGARKLRDDDNGPKYLNTPETAIYKKSQVLYGIDLAKKDIAKASRAVVVEGYTDVMACHLAGITTAIATCGTAFGGDHIKILRRLLMDNGSARVIFTFDGDAAGQKAALRAFEDDQKFAAETYIAIAPDGMDPCDLRLAKGDEAVRDLVEPRTPLFEFALRQIVARYDLETPAGRAAALDEAAPVVAKIKTGSVQREVAVQLAGFVGILDQEYVVHRVNQLAQWARGRGDRRGPEPSSSRAGAQHQQVRAPAAPSGPALNLRSPAHRTERELLKLALQRPVLVSPAFDAYGVDEFTAPPYAAVRQCIAEAGGAELGVPDTREYLVQVLDATPNDTVRKLVTELAVEVFHGKSIDEAYAGEHLVKVRLRAVDRRINDVQGSLARLGSNVAPDHLAAAQNEVWVLQQYAQSLRNNGADAL; this is translated from the coding sequence GTGGCAGGCAGGATCAATGACGACGACGTGAAGGCGGTACGGGACGCGGTCCCGATCGACGCCGTCGTTTCCGAGTATCTCCAGCTGCGCAACGCCGGCGGCGGCAACCTCAAGGGCCTCTGCCCGTTCCACGACGAGAAGTCCCCCTCCTTCCAGGTCAGCCCGAGCAAGGGTCTCTTCCACTGCTTCGGCTGCCAGGAGGGCGGCGACACGATCGCCTTCGTGATGAAGATCGACCATCTCTCGTTCTCCGAGACGGTCGAGCGCCTCGCCGCCAAGGCGGGCATCACCCTGCGGTACGAGGAGGGCGGGTACAACCCCTCCCACCAGCGCGGTGAGCGCATCCGGCTGGTCGAGGCACACAAGGTGGCCGCCCAGTTCTACGCCGAGCAGCTGGACGGCCCCGAGGCCGAGATCGGCCGGAAGTTCCTCGCCGAGCGCGGATTCGACCAAGCCGCGGCCGCCCATTTCGGCGTCGGCTACAGCCCGGCCGGCTGGGACCACCTCACCCGCTACCTGCGCGGCAAGGGCTTCAGCGACAAGGAACTGATCACCTCCGGCCTCTCCCAGGACGGCAGGCGCGGCCCCATCGACCGCTTCCGCGGCCGGCTGATGTGGCCGATCAGCGACACCTCCGGCGAGGTCGTCGGCTTCGGCGCCCGCAAGCTGCGCGACGACGACAACGGCCCGAAGTACCTCAACACCCCCGAGACCGCGATCTACAAGAAGTCCCAGGTGCTGTACGGCATCGACCTGGCGAAGAAGGACATCGCGAAGGCCAGCCGGGCCGTCGTCGTCGAGGGCTACACCGACGTCATGGCCTGCCACCTCGCCGGGATCACCACCGCCATCGCCACCTGCGGCACGGCCTTCGGCGGCGACCACATCAAGATCCTGCGCCGCCTTCTGATGGACAACGGCAGCGCCCGGGTGATCTTCACCTTCGACGGTGACGCGGCCGGGCAGAAGGCCGCCCTGCGCGCCTTCGAGGACGACCAGAAGTTCGCCGCCGAGACCTACATCGCGATCGCCCCGGACGGCATGGACCCGTGCGATCTGCGCCTGGCCAAGGGCGACGAGGCCGTCCGCGACCTGGTCGAACCCCGCACCCCCCTCTTCGAGTTCGCGCTCCGTCAGATCGTCGCCCGCTACGATCTGGAGACCCCGGCGGGCCGCGCCGCCGCGCTCGACGAGGCGGCACCGGTCGTCGCCAAGATCAAGACGGGCAGCGTGCAGCGCGAGGTCGCCGTCCAGCTGGCCGGCTTCGTCGGCATCCTGGACCAGGAGTACGTCGTGCACCGGGTCAACCAGCTCGCCCAGTGGGCCCGCGGGCGGGGCGACCGGCGAGGTCCCGAGCCGTCCTCCTCCCGCGCCGGCGCGCAGCACCAGCAGGTCCGGGCCCCCGCCGCCCCTTCCGGCCCCGCGCTCAACCTCCGCAGCCCGGCCCACCGCACCGAGCGCGAGCTGCTCAAGCTCGCCCTGCAGCGGCCCGTCCTGGTCTCCCCGGCCTTCGACGCCTACGGGGTGGACGAGTTCACCGCCCCGCCGTACGCCGCGGTCCGCCAGTGCATCGCGGAGGCGGGCGGCGCGGAGCTGGGCGTCCCCGACACCCGCGAGTACCTCGTCCAGGTGCTCGACGCGACCCCCAACGACACGGTGCGCAAGCTGGTCACCGAGCTGGCGGTCGAGGTCTTCCACGGCAAGTCCATCGACGAGGCGTACGCGGGCGAGCACCTGGTCAAGGTCCGCCTGCGCGCCGTCGACCGCCGGATCAACGACGTACAGGGCAGCCTCGCCCGCCTCGGCAGCAATGTCGCCCCGGACCATCTCGCGGCCGCGCAGAACGAGGTCTGGGTCCTCCAGCAGTACGCCCAGTCCCTGCGCAACAACGGCGCCGACGCGCTCTGA
- a CDS encoding NAD(P)/FAD-dependent oxidoreductase translates to MVDAHRTFVIVGGGLAGAKAAETLRAEGFSGRVILLGDERDHPYERPPLSKGYLTGKEERDSVFVHETAWYAGADIELHLGQTVTALDREARSVELGDGTVVHYDKLLLATGAEPRRLPIPGTELTGVHHLRRLAHSDRLRNVLAALGRDNGHLVIAGAGWIGLEVAAAARGYGAEVTVVEPEPTPLHQAVGPELGQIFTDLHSDHGVRFHFGVRLTEIIGQDGLVLAVRTDDGEEHPAHDVLAAIGAAPRTGLAEAAGLDIAAREDGGGIAVDASLRTSDPHIFAAGDVANVAHPLLGARLRVEHWANALNSGPAAARAMLGKDVSYDRVPYFFSDQYDLGLEYSGWAPPGSYDQVVIRGDAGKREFIAFWLKDRRVLAGMNVNVWDVTETVQELIRSGRQIDPDALADPAVPLALLD, encoded by the coding sequence GTGGTCGACGCACATCGGACGTTCGTCATCGTCGGCGGAGGACTGGCAGGAGCGAAGGCGGCCGAGACACTCCGGGCGGAGGGTTTCAGCGGCCGGGTGATCCTTCTCGGCGACGAACGGGACCATCCCTACGAACGGCCCCCGCTCTCCAAGGGCTATCTGACCGGCAAGGAGGAACGGGACAGCGTCTTCGTCCACGAGACCGCCTGGTACGCGGGTGCCGACATCGAGCTCCACCTCGGCCAGACCGTCACCGCCCTCGACCGGGAGGCCCGCTCCGTAGAGCTCGGCGACGGGACCGTCGTCCACTACGACAAGCTGCTGCTCGCCACCGGGGCCGAGCCGCGCCGCCTTCCCATTCCGGGTACGGAGCTGACCGGCGTCCACCATCTGCGCCGCCTCGCCCACTCCGACCGGCTGCGCAACGTGCTGGCCGCCCTCGGCCGCGACAACGGCCATCTGGTGATCGCCGGGGCCGGCTGGATCGGTCTTGAGGTCGCCGCGGCGGCGCGCGGGTACGGCGCCGAGGTCACCGTCGTCGAACCCGAGCCGACCCCGCTGCACCAGGCCGTGGGCCCCGAACTCGGCCAGATCTTCACCGATCTGCACAGCGACCACGGTGTCCGCTTCCACTTCGGCGTCCGCCTCACCGAGATCATCGGCCAGGACGGCCTGGTCCTCGCGGTCCGGACCGACGACGGCGAGGAACACCCGGCACATGACGTGCTCGCCGCGATCGGCGCCGCCCCCCGCACCGGCCTCGCCGAAGCCGCGGGGCTCGACATCGCTGCACGCGAGGACGGCGGAGGCATTGCCGTCGATGCCTCCCTGCGTACCTCGGACCCGCACATCTTCGCCGCCGGTGACGTCGCCAACGTGGCCCACCCGCTGCTCGGCGCCCGGCTGAGGGTGGAGCACTGGGCGAACGCGCTGAACAGCGGCCCGGCGGCGGCCCGCGCCATGCTCGGCAAGGACGTCAGCTACGACCGGGTGCCGTACTTCTTCTCCGACCAGTACGACCTCGGTCTCGAATACTCGGGCTGGGCGCCGCCGGGCAGCTACGACCAGGTGGTCATCCGAGGCGATGCGGGCAAGCGCGAGTTCATCGCCTTCTGGCTGAAGGACCGCCGGGTGCTGGCCGGGATGAACGTCAATGTGTGGGACGTCACCGAGACCGTGCAGGAGCTGATCCGCTCCGGCCGGCAGATCGACCCGGACGCGCTGGCGGACCCGGCCGTCCCTCTGGCCTTGCTGGACTGA
- a CDS encoding deoxyguanosinetriphosphate triphosphohydrolase: protein MDCTDGTQGTQDHGPASHGTAPYSAADAERWDTEPDKRPGRTAFQRDRARVLHSAALRRLAGKTQVVTPGTRGHAWDASPRTRLTHSLECAQVGRELGAALGCDPDLVETACLAHDLGHPPFGHNGEQALNDFASDCGGFEGNAQSLRLLTRLEPKRFVPDTRTGELVSVGLNLTRAALDAATKYPWPRGGHPYDPGSPKFGVYEDDLPVFEWARHGAPKDRKCFEAQVMDWSDDVAYSVHDFEDGLHAGHIDPGCLHSEHERNEIWAVAIGRYVPADTAPQELADALDRLIGQDWWPHGYDGSAVAQARLKDATSQLIGRFCLAAESSTRLAYGTGRLGRYAAELVVPREARNECAVLKAVADRYVMQRAEQEAIRADQRIVIAELAAALTARAPEGLEPQFRALFHAAPDDRARKRVLVDQIAALTDASARSLHASLAGRRP, encoded by the coding sequence ATGGACTGCACGGACGGTACGCAGGGCACTCAGGACCACGGCCCGGCCTCTCACGGCACGGCCCCCTACAGCGCGGCCGACGCCGAGCGCTGGGACACCGAGCCCGACAAACGGCCCGGCCGTACCGCATTCCAGCGTGACCGCGCCCGAGTGCTGCACTCCGCCGCACTGCGCAGGCTCGCCGGGAAGACCCAGGTCGTCACCCCCGGCACCCGCGGCCACGCCTGGGACGCCAGCCCGCGTACCCGGCTCACCCACTCCCTGGAATGCGCCCAGGTCGGCCGAGAACTGGGGGCGGCGCTCGGCTGCGACCCCGATCTGGTCGAGACGGCCTGCCTCGCCCATGACCTGGGCCATCCACCGTTCGGACACAACGGCGAGCAGGCGCTCAACGACTTCGCTTCGGACTGCGGGGGCTTCGAGGGCAACGCCCAGTCGCTGCGCCTGCTGACCAGGCTCGAACCGAAGCGGTTCGTGCCCGACACCCGGACCGGCGAGCTGGTCAGCGTCGGGCTCAACCTGACCCGTGCCGCGCTGGACGCCGCCACCAAATACCCGTGGCCGCGCGGCGGGCACCCCTACGACCCCGGCTCGCCGAAATTCGGGGTGTACGAGGACGACCTGCCGGTCTTCGAGTGGGCCCGCCACGGCGCCCCGAAGGACCGCAAGTGCTTCGAGGCCCAGGTCATGGACTGGTCCGACGACGTCGCGTACTCGGTGCACGACTTCGAGGACGGACTGCACGCCGGGCACATCGACCCCGGCTGTCTCCACTCCGAGCACGAGCGGAACGAGATCTGGGCGGTGGCCATCGGCCGCTACGTCCCGGCGGACACCGCCCCCCAGGAGCTGGCCGACGCCCTGGACCGGCTCATCGGCCAGGACTGGTGGCCGCACGGCTACGACGGATCGGCCGTCGCCCAGGCCCGGCTGAAGGACGCGACGAGTCAGCTGATCGGCCGCTTCTGCCTCGCCGCCGAGAGCAGCACCCGACTGGCGTACGGGACGGGCCGCCTCGGCCGGTACGCCGCCGAGCTCGTCGTCCCCCGCGAGGCGCGCAACGAATGCGCGGTGCTCAAGGCGGTCGCCGACCGGTATGTCATGCAGCGCGCCGAGCAGGAGGCGATCCGCGCCGACCAGCGGATCGTCATCGCGGAACTGGCCGCCGCGCTGACCGCACGCGCCCCGGAGGGGCTGGAGCCGCAGTTCCGGGCGCTGTTCCACGCCGCCCCCGACGACAGGGCCCGCAAGCGGGTCCTGGTGGACCAGATCGCCGCCCTGACCGACGCCTCCGCCCGCTCCCTGCACGCCTCGCTCGCCGGACGCCGCCCCTGA
- a CDS encoding Cof-type HAD-IIB family hydrolase: MIASDLDGTLLRNDGTLSPRTLRALRTAESAGAEVVLVTARPPRFVDRLAEAAGLAGTAVCSNGALVYDIGTRTVVSSRALPLATAQRVATALAAAVPEIGFALETGNQVLYEPAYRLRLSEDLDAELPVPSLADLWLTDVPVTKLLAWSDRLDADTLLAAAREGTGDEVQLTHSGGRGLLEISASGVTKAGTLSMLCAGRGIDAAEVIAFGDMPNDLTVLDWAGAGYAMGNAHPSVLAAIGTHTLSNEEDGVAHIIEQVFGGTA; this comes from the coding sequence CTGATCGCCTCCGATCTCGACGGCACGCTCCTGCGCAACGACGGCACCCTCTCGCCCCGCACCCTGCGTGCCCTGCGCACGGCCGAGAGCGCCGGTGCGGAGGTCGTCCTCGTCACCGCCCGGCCGCCCAGGTTCGTCGACCGGCTCGCCGAGGCCGCCGGGCTCGCGGGGACGGCCGTGTGCAGCAACGGGGCGCTGGTGTACGACATCGGGACGCGCACCGTCGTCTCCTCCCGCGCCCTGCCTCTCGCCACCGCCCAACGCGTGGCCACCGCACTCGCCGCCGCCGTGCCCGAGATCGGCTTCGCCCTGGAGACCGGCAACCAGGTCCTGTACGAACCGGCCTACCGGCTGCGGCTCTCCGAGGACCTGGACGCCGAGCTGCCCGTGCCGTCGCTGGCGGACCTGTGGCTGACCGACGTCCCCGTCACCAAGCTGCTCGCCTGGTCGGACCGGCTCGACGCGGACACCCTGCTGGCCGCGGCCAGGGAAGGGACGGGCGACGAGGTGCAGCTGACCCACTCCGGCGGGCGCGGGCTGCTGGAGATCAGCGCGTCCGGTGTCACCAAGGCCGGCACCCTCTCGATGCTCTGCGCCGGGCGCGGCATCGATGCCGCGGAGGTCATCGCCTTCGGCGACATGCCCAACGACCTGACCGTCCTGGACTGGGCGGGTGCCGGCTACGCGATGGGCAACGCCCACCCGAGCGTGCTGGCCGCGATCGGGACGCACACGCTCTCCAACGAGGAGGACGGGGTCGCGCACATCATCGAGCAGGTCTTCGGCGGCACGGCCTGA
- a CDS encoding DUF6210 family protein, producing MSSPRYVFLDPDGTATDWLYVVVTAPTDVVYQQQYGGTACRQGEAEGFLVPLHAPDELGALRQLFERHFRGAGTSGRPWTPDERAALHGAVEGIRYWFNDGVDDHPHELRWDEARLDETDEAWVPVLTPDGPGVLLWCNSD from the coding sequence ATGTCTTCCCCGCGCTATGTGTTCCTCGACCCGGACGGTACGGCCACCGACTGGCTGTACGTGGTGGTGACGGCCCCCACCGACGTCGTCTACCAGCAGCAGTACGGCGGTACGGCCTGTCGGCAGGGCGAGGCCGAGGGCTTCCTCGTCCCGCTGCACGCGCCCGACGAACTCGGCGCGCTGCGACAGCTCTTCGAGCGGCACTTCCGCGGTGCGGGCACGAGTGGCCGCCCCTGGACGCCGGACGAGCGGGCCGCCCTGCACGGCGCGGTCGAGGGCATCCGCTACTGGTTCAACGACGGCGTCGACGACCATCCCCACGAACTGCGGTGGGACGAGGCCCGGTTGGACGAGACGGACGAGGCGTGGGTGCCCGTGCTCACCCCCGACGGGCCGGGCGTGCTGCTCTGGTGCAACTCGGACTGA
- a CDS encoding SanA/YdcF family protein encodes MREKRPGRLRRLGRLRPRWPRTRRGQRRAVQGVMVACVAALAPATWMYSVADARVRTTADAPAQQVAMVFGAGLWQGKPSPYLANRLKAAAELYRNGKVKVVLVTGDNSRKEYDEPDAMRTYLRAHGVPDRRIVSDYAGFDTWDSCVRAKKIFGVDRAVLVSQGFHIRRAITLCRTAGIDAYGVGVDAVHDATWYYGGTREVFAAGKAALDAAFKPDPHFLGPREPGISQALAADER; translated from the coding sequence ATGCGGGAGAAGCGGCCGGGACGGCTGAGGCGGCTCGGGCGGTTGAGGCCGCGGTGGCCTCGGACGCGGCGCGGGCAGCGGCGGGCCGTGCAGGGGGTGATGGTCGCCTGTGTGGCGGCGCTGGCGCCCGCGACCTGGATGTACTCCGTCGCCGACGCCCGCGTCAGGACGACCGCGGACGCGCCCGCGCAGCAGGTCGCCATGGTGTTCGGGGCGGGGCTCTGGCAGGGCAAGCCGTCGCCGTATCTCGCGAACCGGCTGAAGGCCGCCGCCGAGCTGTACCGGAACGGGAAGGTGAAGGTCGTGCTCGTGACCGGTGACAACAGCCGGAAGGAGTACGACGAACCGGATGCCATGCGCACGTACCTCAGGGCGCACGGCGTGCCGGACCGGCGGATCGTGAGCGACTACGCCGGGTTCGACACCTGGGACTCCTGTGTCCGGGCCAAGAAGATCTTCGGGGTCGACCGCGCGGTGCTGGTGAGCCAGGGGTTCCACATCCGGCGGGCGATCACACTGTGCCGGACCGCGGGTATCGATGCGTACGGCGTCGGCGTCGACGCCGTACACGATGCGACCTGGTACTACGGCGGGACGCGGGAGGTGTTCGCGGCGGGGAAGGCGGCGCTGGACGCCGCGTTCAAGCCCGACCCGCACTTCCTGGGGCCGCGGGAGCCCGGGATCTCGCAGGCCCTGGCGGCGGACGAGCGGTAG
- the cutA gene encoding divalent-cation tolerance protein CutA — protein MTTPAWLTVLTTTDSEEKAHSLAQGAVEARLAACVQISAPVTSVYHWQNAIETTEEWQLLFKTTAERYDELEAHLLAAHDYETPEIIAIPVLRGSARYLDWVSAEVAPVAAL, from the coding sequence GTGACGACGCCGGCATGGCTGACCGTACTGACCACGACGGACAGCGAGGAGAAGGCCCATTCCCTGGCGCAGGGCGCGGTGGAGGCGCGGCTCGCCGCCTGCGTACAGATCTCCGCGCCCGTCACCTCGGTCTACCACTGGCAGAACGCCATCGAGACCACCGAGGAATGGCAACTGCTGTTCAAGACGACGGCCGAGCGGTACGACGAACTGGAGGCCCATCTCCTGGCGGCGCACGACTACGAAACACCGGAGATCATCGCGATCCCGGTGCTGCGGGGCAGCGCCCGCTACCTCGACTGGGTGTCGGCAGAGGTGGCCCCGGTGGCGGCGCTGTAG